GAAGCGGAAAAGGAACGTAACGCCATTGAGGTGCTGATTCGCCAGCGCTGCAATGCGTTAATTGTGCATTCCAAAGCATTGAGCGACGCAGAGATCAGCGAATTCCTCGAGCACGTTCCCGGCATGGTAATGATTAACCGCATTGTGCCGGGTTATGAACATCGCTGCGTCGGGCTGGATAACGTCAGCGGCGCCATGATGGCGACGCGGATGCTACTTAATCAAGGGCATACCCGCGTGGGTTATTTGGCCTCGAGTCATGGCATTGAAGATAACCAGATGCGTCAGGAAGGCTGGCTGCGCGCGATGAGCGAGCAGGGCATTGTTGCGCCGGAGTCCTGGATTGGCACCGGCTCACCGGATTTGCAGGGTGGCGAAGCGGCGATGGTCGAGCTGTTGGGGCGCAATCAGGGTCTGACGGCGGTGTTTGCCTACAACGACAACATGGCGGCCGGGGCGCTGACGACGCTGAAGGATAACGGCATTGCGGTGCCACAGCATCTGTCACTCATTGGTTTCGATGATATTCCGATTGCCCGTTACACCGATCCGCAACTGACGACGGTGCGATACCCGATTGTGTCGATGGCAAAACTGGCGACGGAGCTGGCATTAATGGGCGCGGCGGGGAAGCTCGATCCTCTGGCAACCCAC
This DNA window, taken from Scandinavium goeteborgense, encodes the following:
- the galS gene encoding HTH-type transcriptional regulator GalS — protein: MITIRDVARHAGVSVATISRVLNNSPLVSPETREIVMKAVSELGYRPNANAQALATQVSDTIGVVVMDVSDAFFGALVKAVDTVAQQFQKNVLIGNSYHEAEKERNAIEVLIRQRCNALIVHSKALSDAEISEFLEHVPGMVMINRIVPGYEHRCVGLDNVSGAMMATRMLLNQGHTRVGYLASSHGIEDNQMRQEGWLRAMSEQGIVAPESWIGTGSPDLQGGEAAMVELLGRNQGLTAVFAYNDNMAAGALTTLKDNGIAVPQHLSLIGFDDIPIARYTDPQLTTVRYPIVSMAKLATELALMGAAGKLDPLATHCFMPTLVRRHSVALKQSVGSITNL